The Chryseobacterium aureum genome contains a region encoding:
- a CDS encoding nitrilase family protein yields the protein MNLKISTAQFENRSGDKAYNLSVIEKLAGEAASKGSHVIAFHECSITGYTFARKLSREQLIDIAERIPEGDSIQKLQEIATKHNITILAGLFEKDEQDNLFKAYVCVDKTGLKAKYRKLHPFINPNLRPGNDYCVFDIMGWKCGILICYDNNIIENVRATKLLGADIIFMPHVTMCTPSTRPGAGFVDPKLWENRVEDPTSLRLEFEGMKGRDWLMKWLPARAYDNGAYIVFSNPVGMDDDQLKNGCSMIIDTFGDVIAECRSWEDSFETGVITSEKLTQAGGYRYIKARRPELYREIIGKEHVSEQKVVWLHDKTF from the coding sequence ATGAATCTTAAAATTTCAACCGCACAATTTGAAAATAGAAGCGGAGATAAAGCTTACAACCTGTCCGTTATAGAAAAGTTAGCCGGTGAGGCCGCATCTAAAGGATCCCATGTGATTGCTTTTCATGAATGTTCCATTACAGGGTACACTTTTGCCCGAAAACTTTCCAGAGAGCAGCTTATTGATATTGCTGAGCGTATTCCGGAAGGGGATAGCATTCAAAAATTACAGGAGATTGCCACGAAACATAATATCACCATCTTAGCTGGTTTGTTTGAAAAAGATGAACAAGATAACCTCTTCAAAGCTTATGTATGTGTTGATAAAACCGGACTCAAGGCGAAATACAGAAAACTGCATCCTTTTATTAATCCGAATCTTAGACCAGGCAATGACTACTGTGTATTTGATATTATGGGCTGGAAATGCGGAATTCTTATTTGTTATGATAACAATATCATTGAAAATGTCAGAGCTACAAAGCTTCTGGGCGCCGATATTATTTTTATGCCTCATGTTACCATGTGTACGCCTTCCACAAGGCCTGGAGCAGGTTTTGTGGATCCAAAGCTTTGGGAAAACAGGGTAGAGGATCCTACATCTTTACGCCTGGAATTTGAAGGAATGAAAGGCAGGGACTGGCTGATGAAATGGCTTCCGGCCAGAGCTTATGATAACGGAGCTTATATTGTTTTTTCAAACCCTGTGGGTATGGATGATGATCAGTTGAAAAACGGTTGTTCCATGATTATCGATACTTTCGGAGATGTGATTGCAGAATGCCGTTCATGGGAAGACAGTTTTGAAACTGGTGTTATTACCTCCGAAAAACTTACCCAAGCCGGAGGATACCGTTATATAAAGGCCCGTAGACCGGAATTGTACAGGGAAATCATTGGAAAGGAGCATGTATCAGAACAAAAAGTAGTTTGGCTCCACGATAAAACGTTTTAA
- a CDS encoding TetR/AcrR family transcriptional regulator, which produces MKKSEATRLTILQKAFELIYVKGFQTTSIDEIIATTQVTKGAFYYHFKTKDEMGLAIITDLMKPNFRKTFINSLANSRNPLDSIYDIMYHLLMENDFLKVEYGCPTSNFVQQMAPWHQAFTQALHELSKEWEQALAESIEKGKEAGLIRKEVMAKEVSVFVISGYWGVRNLGKLENSKEVYLTYLKGLASYFKTLQ; this is translated from the coding sequence ATGAAAAAATCAGAAGCTACCCGCCTTACTATTCTCCAGAAAGCGTTCGAATTGATCTATGTGAAAGGTTTTCAGACCACAAGTATAGATGAAATTATTGCAACGACTCAGGTGACGAAAGGAGCCTTTTATTATCATTTTAAAACCAAAGATGAAATGGGATTGGCTATTATAACTGATCTGATGAAACCCAATTTCCGGAAGACTTTTATCAATTCTCTGGCCAACAGCCGGAATCCCTTAGACAGTATTTATGATATAATGTACCACCTTCTGATGGAGAATGACTTTTTAAAAGTTGAATATGGCTGTCCTACCTCTAATTTTGTACAGCAAATGGCACCATGGCATCAGGCTTTTACACAGGCATTGCATGAACTTTCCAAAGAATGGGAACAGGCTCTTGCCGAAAGTATTGAAAAAGGGAAAGAAGCCGGATTAATCAGGAAAGAGGTCATGGCGAAAGAAGTAAGCGTTTTTGTCATTTCAGGCTATTGGGGAGTAAGAAATCTTGGTAAATTAGAAAACTCAAAAGAAGTATATCTTACTTATTTAAAGGGACTTGCATCTTATTTTAAAACACTGCAATAA
- a CDS encoding rhodanese-like domain-containing protein, giving the protein MKSFLLCCGIALLVYVIYRVYRFQTLDHGLPELLQKGAVILDVRTEKEYETGHIEGSVNISLGTIRERYIELDPEKTYITVCSHGLRSVKAENILKERGFRHIYNGGAWTDLQKTMTR; this is encoded by the coding sequence ATGAAAAGTTTTCTCTTGTGCTGTGGAATAGCCCTCCTGGTATATGTGATCTATAGGGTGTACCGCTTTCAGACCCTGGATCATGGTCTGCCGGAACTCCTTCAAAAAGGAGCTGTCATTCTGGATGTAAGAACGGAAAAAGAATATGAAACGGGACATATAGAAGGTTCTGTGAATATTTCATTAGGAACAATCAGAGAACGGTATATAGAATTGGATCCGGAGAAAACATATATCACCGTATGCTCCCACGGACTCCGAAGTGTAAAAGCCGAAAATATCCTGAAAGAAAGAGGTTTCAGACATATCTACAACGGAGGTGCCTGGACGGATCTTCAGAAAACGATGACTCGATAA
- a CDS encoding MFS transporter — protein MNFQKEIQINPAAKMAKKGLPAALWALTISAFGIGTTEFVIVGLLPTVASDLGITIPSAGLLVSLYAIGVAIGAPILTALTGKIPRKMLLVSIMLLFVIGNGLASIAPGFITLVLARILTGFAHGVYFSIGSTIAASLVSEEKRATAISIMFAGLTLAIVTGVPLGTFIGQHFGWRATFIGVSILGIIGLVASLLLVPNNLKNGKTASIKSQFKVLGNRRLIFAFLMTAMGYGGTFVVFTYLSPILQKITGFQESTVTFILLIYGIAIALGNLIGGKVANKNPLKALLWMFAAQGLVLLAFYFTVSSPVLSIITLFFLGALSFASVPGLQLLVVQIAEKELPGTEDVASGINIAAFNMGIAIGSYAGGMIVTSSLGLESTPWIGALFLLVTVLITAYSIRLSRQR, from the coding sequence ATGAATTTTCAAAAAGAAATACAGATCAATCCTGCAGCAAAGATGGCTAAAAAAGGTCTCCCTGCAGCACTTTGGGCACTCACGATAAGTGCTTTTGGAATAGGAACTACAGAATTTGTTATTGTAGGCCTGCTTCCCACAGTAGCCTCTGACCTTGGCATCACGATTCCTTCCGCAGGGCTGCTGGTAAGTCTTTATGCGATAGGGGTGGCTATCGGAGCACCGATATTAACGGCATTAACAGGAAAAATTCCGCGCAAGATGCTATTGGTATCTATTATGCTGCTATTTGTAATCGGAAACGGGCTCGCGTCGATAGCTCCGGGTTTTATAACTTTGGTTTTAGCAAGAATACTTACGGGATTTGCCCACGGGGTTTATTTTTCTATCGGTTCTACCATTGCGGCTTCGCTGGTTTCTGAAGAGAAAAGAGCTACCGCAATTTCCATTATGTTTGCCGGGCTTACGCTCGCAATTGTAACAGGTGTTCCGCTAGGGACATTTATAGGACAGCATTTCGGATGGAGAGCAACTTTTATAGGTGTTTCAATCCTTGGGATTATTGGGCTAGTTGCCAGTTTATTATTGGTTCCCAACAATCTGAAAAACGGAAAAACCGCTTCTATAAAAAGTCAGTTTAAAGTGCTTGGGAACAGACGTCTGATTTTTGCTTTTTTAATGACAGCGATGGGATATGGAGGTACGTTTGTAGTATTTACTTATCTGTCGCCTATTTTACAGAAAATAACAGGATTTCAGGAATCTACGGTCACTTTCATCCTTTTGATTTATGGAATTGCCATTGCCTTAGGAAACCTGATTGGAGGAAAAGTAGCCAATAAAAATCCTTTGAAAGCCCTTCTATGGATGTTTGCAGCACAGGGATTGGTATTGCTTGCGTTTTATTTCACAGTAAGCAGTCCGGTTTTAAGCATCATTACGCTTTTCTTTTTAGGGGCGTTGTCATTTGCTTCTGTTCCGGGGCTTCAGCTGTTGGTGGTCCAAATTGCGGAAAAAGAGCTTCCGGGCACGGAGGACGTTGCTTCGGGGATCAATATTGCTGCATTTAATATGGGGATTGCGATCGGTTCTTATGCGGGAGGAATGATTGTCACCTCTTCCTTAGGGTTGGAAAGTACACCATGGATAGGGGCTTTATTTCTGTTGGTTACCGTTCTGATAACGGCATACAGTATCCGTTTAAGCAGGCAGAGATAA
- a CDS encoding DUF3817 domain-containing protein — MMIDLLKTKIGRLRILAILEGISLLTLVCVAVPVKYWLGNPLLVRLIGPVHGTLFLLFLFNTLSVGVEQRWKFKETTWKVILACFIPFGTFYIDKKILSKL; from the coding sequence ATGATGATCGATTTATTAAAAACAAAGATCGGCAGGCTGAGAATTCTGGCCATTTTAGAGGGAATTTCATTATTGACCCTTGTATGCGTCGCGGTACCGGTGAAATACTGGCTGGGCAATCCTTTACTGGTAAGACTGATTGGTCCCGTTCACGGAACATTATTCCTGCTTTTCCTGTTCAATACATTGAGTGTTGGTGTAGAGCAGAGGTGGAAGTTTAAAGAAACCACATGGAAAGTGATTTTGGCCTGCTTTATTCCGTTCGGAACTTTTTATATTGATAAAAAAATCCTGAGCAAATTATGA